A part of Scophthalmus maximus strain ysfricsl-2021 chromosome 20, ASM2237912v1, whole genome shotgun sequence genomic DNA contains:
- the ptger4b gene encoding prostaglandin E receptor 4 (subtype EP4) b, giving the protein MNTTAPMGRFQPPTIPAIMFIFGVAGNVIAIVVLRISRKEQKETTFYTLVCGLAVTDLLGTLLASPVTIATYMKGSWPGGEPLCQYSGFILLFFFLVQLSIVFAMSVERFLAINHAYFYNEYVNQKLAALTLLAIYVSNTVFCALPGLGLGQVKLQRPGTWCFIDWQNNLTTVATFNLMYAGVNSVIVLATVICNVMVCGALILMHKRFIRRTSLGTDQRRIAELRRRRSFGRLAGAEIQMVILLIATSAVVLICSIPLVLRIFENQLYRNQKEETFGLNKDLLAIRMASINPILDPWIYILLRKTVVLKLMEKIKCLFCKMGGRGRRDGSQFHCANGHLSSSIISRDSPSQLSHELREMVSSSQTFLCLSDGNTGRPGPFRAGPQDGSSSPVVQTLTLQGPQEVEGPRGGLSPSDLEDTAPGRPLKEVPVCPKDPALHVTFTDETASTQEKCI; this is encoded by the exons ATGAACACCACGGCGCCGATGGGGCGATTTCAGCCGCCCACCATCCCGGCGATCATGTTCATTTTCGGGGTGGCGGGGAACGTCATCGCCATCGTGGTGCTGCGGATATCGCGCAAGGAGCAAAAGGAGACGACCTTCTACACGCTCGTGTGTGGCCTGGCCGTGACGGACCTGCTGGGCACCCTGCTGGCCAGCCCCGTCACCATCGCCACCTACATGAAGGGCTCGTGGCCGGGGGGCGAGCCGCTGTGCCAGTACTCCGGCTTcatcctgctcttcttcttcttggtccAGCTCAGCATCGTGTTCGCGATGTCGGTGGAGAGATTCCTGGCGATAAACCACGCGTATTTCTACAACGAGTACGTGAACCAGAAGCTCGCCGCGCTGACCCTGTTGGCCATCTACGTCTCCAACACCGTGTTCTGCGCGCTGCCCGGCCTGGGGCTCGGCCAGGTGAAGCTCCAGCGGCCCGGGACGTGGTGCTTCATCGACTGGCAGAACAACCTCACGACGGTCGCCACTTTCAACTTGATGTACGCGGGCGTGAACTCGGTGATCGTGCTGGCCACCGTCATATGCAACGTGATGGTGTGCGGCGCGCTCATCCTGATGCACAAGAGGTTCATCCGCCGCACGTCCCTGGGCACGGACCAGCGGCGCATCGCGGAGCTCCGGCGCAGACGGAGCTTCGGACGACTGGCCGGAGCAGAGATCCAGATGGTGATCCTGCTCATCGCGACCTCGGCTGTGGTTCTCATCTGCTCCATACCTTTAGTC TTGAGGATCTTTGAGAACCAGCTGTACAGGAACCAAAAAGAGGAGACGTTCGGACTGAATAAAGACCTGCTGGCCATCCGCATGGCCTCCATCAACCCCATCTTAGACCCTTGGATCTACATCCTGCTCAGAAAGACAGTGGTCCTCAAGCTGATGGAGAAGATCAAGTGCCTGTTCTGCAAAATGGGCGGGCGGGGGCGGAGGGACGGCAGCCAGTTCCACTGTGCCAATggccacctctcctcctccatcatctcacGGGACTCCCCGTCACAGTTGTCGCACGAGCTGCGGGAAATGGTGAGCAGCTCGCAGACCTTCCTGTGCCTGTCCGATGGAAACACCGGGAGGCCGGGGCCGTTTCGAGCGGGGCCACAGGACGGCTCCAGCTCGCCAGTGGTGCAGACATTGACACTGCAGGGCCCCCAGGAGGTTGAGGGGCCGCGGGGGGGGCTTTCACCGAGCGATTTAGAGGACACGGCACCGGGCAGGCCACTGAAAGAGGTTCCAGTGTGCCCGAAGGACCCGGCGCTACATGTGACCTTCACAGACGAGACTGCAAGCACGCAGGAGAAATGCATATAA